The Sulfurihydrogenibium azorense Az-Fu1 genome contains the following window.
AAAAAAGGTAATTTGTTTTAAAGACTTAGTTGTAAATACTCCAGAACCTACATTAAAGGATATCCTCTATAAGAATATAAGTGATGGAGTTTTACAATCAGGAAATAAACTTGAATGTGGAGAAAAAACTAACTACAACCTTTATATAACGTTAAACAGTGTAAGATTTTACACTATAGGATACTCACCATCCCAAAGAGCTAACGTTTACGCAGTTGAGATGAATATAAACGTTAAGTTAGAAGACCTAAAAGGAAACATCTTAAAAGATAAAACTATTAGAGAAAAAACCCAGTACGTAGGAACAGGGTTAAGGTCTGACTTTGAAAAGAGGTATGCATTTGAAGAACTTGGAAAATTGATTAAAGTAAGAGTACTTTCAATACTGTCAGAGCCATGAACGAGATAAAGATACAGCAACTTTTAAAAGAGTATAACTTATCAAACTTAAAACCACTAATACTTATATACGGCAACGAAGAGTTAACAAAAAGTCTTTTTTTAGAAAAAGTTAAGTCTACAACTGCCTCAACAGTCTTTTGGGGAGACAGTCTTGACTTTAAAACTCTTTTAAATGAACTTGGAACAAAGTCATTATTCCAAACAGAGAAGACCATTATCGTTAAAAATTTTGATGAGTTTGTAAGTAATCTAAAGAAAGATGAGATAAAGCTATTTTTAGAAACGTTAAAAAAAGTCAACTTACCTACAAGATTTATAATGGTATGCTCTTTTGAAAAAATACCTTCTACAGAACCTTACAAAACTATAACAACTTTAGCCGATATTTTAGTGTCAACTAAACTTACACCTTCCGCATTTTACACATCTATAAAAAATAAACTATCAAGAGAGAGTAAAAAGATATCAGAAGAAGATTTAAAGTATCTTGTATCTCTACTTAACAATGACCTTACATTAGCCAAAAACGAGATTGAAAAACTACTTCTATATACAGCTGACAAAGACACCATCACAAAAGAAGATATAGATGCAGTAATAACACCAAAGTTTGAAGATAACGTGTTTGTCTTTTTAACCCAATTTTTCAAGAAAGATAAAACAGCTTTAAAAACTCTTTTAAACTTAATTGAAAATGGGTCTCACCCTTTTGAGATACAAAGTCTGATTTTATATCAACTTGAAAAAACTCTTTATTTTAAATCTTTGATTGAAAAAGGTATAGACCAAGAAGAAGCATTCAAAACAGTTGGGATAACAGCTCCCATACAGAAATCAAACATTTTAAATATATTAAAAGTATTAAAAGAAGAAGACCTTGAAAAATTAATAAAAGGTTTATACACATTAGAGATACAGCAAAAAGTTTTCTTTCAAGACCCTATAGAGAAGTTAACAGAGTTTGTAGTTAAAAATCTGGTAAAATAATCACTATGGAAAAATCAAAACTTGAGCTTAAAAACATTGAAAAAAGTTTTAAAGGTAGAACTGTAGTAGCAGGAGTATCTCTTTACGCAGAGGAAGGAGAGATAGTAGGACTCCTTGGACCAAACGGAGCTGGAAAAACTACTACCTTTAAGTGTCTTTTAGGTTTCTTAAAACCAGACAGGGGAAATGTAGTATTAAACGGTGAAGATATAACAAATCTACCAGTATATAAAAGGGCAAAAAAAGGTATAAGTTTTCTACCTCAAGAGTCTTCTATATTTAGAGATTTAACTGTTTGGGAAAATCTAATGATGTTTTTAGAATTTCAAGATATCTCTCCATCTGAAAGGGAGAGAAAAGCAAAAGACCTTTTAGAAGAGTTTCATATCCTCCATCTAAAAGACCAGAAGGCATCAACTCTTTCCGGAGGAGAGAGAAGAAGGTTAGAAATAGCCAGAAGTCTCATAACAAACCCTTCTTTTTTACTTTTAGATGAACCGTTTGCAGGAGTTGACCCTGTTTCAGTAAAGGAGATAAACTCTCTTATAAAGTCTTTGGTGGAGAAAGAGATAGGTGTTATAATCACAGACCACAACGTAAGAGAAACACTAAAAATAACAGACAGAGCTTACATAATAGCCCACGGTAAAGTAATAGCAGAAGGAACACCTCAAGAAATCGTAGAAAACGAAGAAGTAAGAAAAGTCTTCTTGGGAGAAGACTTCGTTTTAATTTAGTAGTTATCCTCTTGTTTTCTATACTCCATAACCATCTCTATAAATAGCAAGATTATAGAGATTATGTTTGCAACAGCAGCTCCTATAGCAAGACCTATTGCCAAATCTACGTGAACGTTTGAAAAGTATAAAATTGCTGCAGGAATAAGATGAAGGTCTGCAACTAAAGCAGTTGCAAGTAACTCTGCCGATAGGATTTTTTTGGCACCAAACTTTAAAACGGTTGCTATAAGATTTACACCAATAGCAACAACCAACTGATAAGGGTCATGACTAAAGATAAAACCAACATTTGAAGTTAGTGCAAGAAATATAAAAAAATCTGACCAAACCTTACCCCAATTTATCAACTTTGAACCTCCTGTGGATTATTTATGTACTGCTTGGCTTTTTCTACGTTTGAAGGTTTTCCAAGTAAAAGTAAAGTATATCCTGCCTTGATAACAGAATCTCCACTTGGAGCTATCTCCATTGTTCCATCCGGTTTAACTATTGCCACAACTGTTGTTTGAGTATTTTTTCTCAAATGTATATCTTTTAAAGCTTTTCCTACTATCCAAGCGTTTTCATCTACATAAATTTCTGTAATGTCTATGTCTGTTCTCTCCCCAAAAGCTATTTTATTTAAAAAGTTTGAAACTAAAGGAGAAGGTGGATGTAGTACTAACGATACTATCCTTTTACCTATTGTTTGTTGTGGAACAATGACTTCGTTGGCTCCAAGGAGCTTCATCTTTTCTGATGACCCTTCTGTTGTTGCAGTTGCAAAGATGTAGAAACTATCTTTTTCTGGTTTTATAAGTCTTGCTGTCACTATTACTGCTAAATCTTGAGTGTTTTCTTCAAAAGCTGTTATTAATCCCCTTGCCCTTTCTATAAAACATCCAAGTAAAACAGCCCTTTTATGAGGCTCATCAAAAACGAAATAGTCAATATTGTATGCTCTTATCTCCTCTTCTTTACTCTTATCAGGTTCAATCAAAATAAATGGTATTTTTCTTTTTTTAAAGTCTTTGATTATTTCTTTTGTTATCTCATTAAAAGGTGTTATTATAAAGTGGTCTTTTATTTTTTCCATCTCCTTGTACATCCTCCAGTATCTGTATATAGTTTCAAGATTGCTTGTAGTCAAAACTTGAATTGTTTTAACCAGACCGTACATATAA
Protein-coding sequences here:
- the lptB gene encoding LPS export ABC transporter ATP-binding protein, whose amino-acid sequence is MEKSKLELKNIEKSFKGRTVVAGVSLYAEEGEIVGLLGPNGAGKTTTFKCLLGFLKPDRGNVVLNGEDITNLPVYKRAKKGISFLPQESSIFRDLTVWENLMMFLEFQDISPSERERKAKDLLEEFHILHLKDQKASTLSGGERRRLEIARSLITNPSFLLLDEPFAGVDPVSVKEINSLIKSLVEKEIGVIITDHNVRETLKITDRAYIIAHGKVIAEGTPQEIVENEEVRKVFLGEDFVLI
- a CDS encoding DUF6394 family protein; protein product: MINWGKVWSDFFIFLALTSNVGFIFSHDPYQLVVAIGVNLIATVLKFGAKKILSAELLATALVADLHLIPAAILYFSNVHVDLAIGLAIGAAVANIISIILLFIEMVMEYRKQEDNY
- a CDS encoding potassium channel family protein yields the protein MKDKKIPHYGKVKPINYRYIYEEKFYDVLGQLKLPLMIVIFVTTIGTLMFMIVNNKSDGESVVNFFFHTVISISTIGYTEPYTENVILNRFLSSIFIMFAFPLGYMYGLVKTIQVLTTSNLETIYRYWRMYKEMEKIKDHFIITPFNEITKEIIKDFKKRKIPFILIEPDKSKEEEIRAYNIDYFVFDEPHKRAVLLGCFIERARGLITAFEENTQDLAVIVTARLIKPEKDSFYIFATATTEGSSEKMKLLGANEVIVPQQTIGKRIVSLVLHPPSPLVSNFLNKIAFGERTDIDITEIYVDENAWIVGKALKDIHLRKNTQTTVVAIVKPDGTMEIAPSGDSVIKAGYTLLLLGKPSNVEKAKQYINNPQEVQS
- the holA gene encoding DNA polymerase III subunit delta, whose product is MNEIKIQQLLKEYNLSNLKPLILIYGNEELTKSLFLEKVKSTTASTVFWGDSLDFKTLLNELGTKSLFQTEKTIIVKNFDEFVSNLKKDEIKLFLETLKKVNLPTRFIMVCSFEKIPSTEPYKTITTLADILVSTKLTPSAFYTSIKNKLSRESKKISEEDLKYLVSLLNNDLTLAKNEIEKLLLYTADKDTITKEDIDAVITPKFEDNVFVFLTQFFKKDKTALKTLLNLIENGSHPFEIQSLILYQLEKTLYFKSLIEKGIDQEEAFKTVGITAPIQKSNILNILKVLKEEDLEKLIKGLYTLEIQQKVFFQDPIEKLTEFVVKNLVK